The DNA window CACCCCGGCGGCGGCTGGGCGGATCTGAGCCTCCGCCGCCTCTACGGGCAGCTGGGCGAGGGCGAGCTGGTGACGCTCCCGCCCACCGGCGCCGAAGGAGCGGACATCGACACCCCGGACGCCCTCGCCCAGGTGCGCCGCGCCGCAGGACCTCGCATCGCCCTCGCCCAGATCGCGGTCTCCGAGGACGTCGAGGAGACCTTCGGGATCGTGCGCGACGCCGTGGCCGAGGCCGCCGAGGAGGGCGCTCACCTGGTGCTGCTGCCCGAGGCGACGCTCACCCCCTTCGGCACCGACCTGCGCGCCGCGGCGCTGGCCCACCACGAACGCTTCGCCCAGCTCGTCCAGGAGCTCGCCGAGCGGCATGAGCTGGTCGTGGTCGCCGGGTCCTTCACCCCCACCGATGACGGCCGCGTGCACAACACCGTCATCGTGCGCGGACCGGGCTGGGATCCGCACCTGGACTACCGCAAGATCCATCTCTTCGACGCCTTCGGGGCCGACGAGTCGCGCACCGTCGCACCCGGCACCGAGCTCGTCACCTTCGAGCTCGAGGGCACCCGGTTCGGGATCGCGACCTGCTACGACGTGCGCTTCCCGGAGCAGTTCACCGCTCTCGCCGAGCGCGGCGCCCAGGCGATCCTGCTGCCGCTGGCCTGGAAGGAGGGGCCCGGCAAGCGCGAGCAGCTGCAGCTCCTGCTGCGCGCCCGCGCCCTCGACGCCACCGTCGCCCTGCTCGCCGCCGACCAGGCGTCGCCGCCGGACTACACGGGCGATGCCGCCCGCGGCATCGGCCGGAGCGCCGCCGTCGGCCCGCTCGGCGCGATCCGCCAGGAGCTCGGCCCCGAGCCGGGCATGCTGCTGGTCGATCTCGACCTCGAGGAAATCGAGGCGGCGCGCGCCGCCCTGCCCGTGCTGCGCCATCACGTGGAGCTGCCCCGGGCGTGAGCAAGGGCACGGATCCGTGCCCAGGCGGCTGACGTAGCCTGCTCGCGTGATGACCCCGCTCAGCCGCTCCGCCGCCCTTCGTCCCGATGCGACCCGCCCGCTCACGCTGCTCGCCCTGTGCAGCGCACTGCTGCTCGCCGTGCTCATCGCCCTGCCCGCCCCGGCGCAGGCGCATGACACGCTGCTGGAGTCGGATCCTGCCGACGGCGCCGCCCTGGAGACCTCTCCGGAGGCCATCACTCTCACCTACTCCTCCGACATCCTCGACGTGAGCCCGCTCGTGCGGATCTCCGACGAGTCCGGGAAGCAGCTGGCCGAGATCACCCCGACGGTCGACGGTCCCGTCGCCACCGCGACCCTCGCCGAGCCGCTGCCGGCCGGGACCTACACGGTCCAGTGGCGCGTGGTCTCCAGCGACGGCCACCCCATCGAGGGCACCTTCACCACGACCATCGAGCAGGACACCGAGGCCGCGGCCGAGCCCAGCGACGCCGGCGGCTCGGAGGATCCCGCGCAGGGCGAGTCCGCCGATGCTGAAGCGCCGCAGGACGCCGAGGCGACCGAGGCCACGTCCGCGCCCGCCGCGGAGCCCGCCGCCGAGGCCGATGGCGGTCTGTCGATGCCGGTGCTGCTCGGCATCCTCGCTGTGGTCGTCGTCGGTGCCGCCGTGGTGGTCGTCGTCATCGTCCGCCGCCGGGACTGAGGCCCTCGGGCAGGCGCTCACCCCGCCCGCTCCGAGCCCGGACACGGAGGAGCCCCCGACGCCGATGGCGTCGGGGGCTCCTCGCGATGCAGCGGAGAGAGCGGGGTTCAGTTGCCCTTGTTCTCGTCCTGGTCGCCACCGAGACCGAAGTGATCGCGGGCGGCATCCGCGCCGGAATCGACGTGGCCGTCGATGTTGTCCGGGGTGCGCTCCTTGATCTGATCGGTCGCTCCGTCGAGGCCCTGGTTGACCTTGTCGGGATTGTCGTTGGCGAAGTCCTTGGCCTTGTTCAGCGCGTCATCGAAACCCATGATCAACGTCCTTTCGTTCGAGGGACCACCCCGAGTCCGGGGCGACGTCGTCAACCTATGCCGCCCGCGACCGTGACTCAAACGTGATCAACGAATCCGCCCCCACTTGGTCGATCTTGCGCGAAAGAGCGGCCTGTCGCCGACATGCACGCAATACTGGATGCGTGAACCTGCGTAATCCTGATCCTGACAAGAACGTGACGGCCGGTGCGCCGCCCGCGCGGACGCCGGTGAAGGACCGCAGCGCGCGCTGGGACCATGTGCTCACCCTCCTCGCCTCGACCAAGCGCCTCAGCGTCGCCGAGGTCGCCGTGGAGCTCGGGGTCAGCGAGTCCACCGTGCGGCGCGACTTCATGGAGATGGAGCGCGCCCAGCTCGCCCGCCGCACCCACGGCGGGATCGTCGCGGTCGAC is part of the Brachybacterium ginsengisoli genome and encodes:
- a CDS encoding nitrilase-related carbon-nitrogen hydrolase; translated protein: MSREHHERTATVAAVILAGGASSRLGGTDKTRLPIAGASALERVLRAAPVGRRIVVGPSGEDGDALAERHGARFVLEDPPRSGPLAALARGVAEFSEGADGETVLVLGGDMPMLRPETLTRLAARSVERGTVTALESSDGTVQFLGAAWPLGRLRAALAAIAHPGGGWADLSLRRLYGQLGEGELVTLPPTGAEGADIDTPDALAQVRRAAGPRIALAQIAVSEDVEETFGIVRDAVAEAAEEGAHLVLLPEATLTPFGTDLRAAALAHHERFAQLVQELAERHELVVVAGSFTPTDDGRVHNTVIVRGPGWDPHLDYRKIHLFDAFGADESRTVAPGTELVTFELEGTRFGIATCYDVRFPEQFTALAERGAQAILLPLAWKEGPGKREQLQLLLRARALDATVALLAADQASPPDYTGDAARGIGRSAAVGPLGAIRQELGPEPGMLLVDLDLEEIEAARAALPVLRHHVELPRA
- a CDS encoding copper resistance CopC family protein, which codes for MTPLSRSAALRPDATRPLTLLALCSALLLAVLIALPAPAQAHDTLLESDPADGAALETSPEAITLTYSSDILDVSPLVRISDESGKQLAEITPTVDGPVATATLAEPLPAGTYTVQWRVVSSDGHPIEGTFTTTIEQDTEAAAEPSDAGGSEDPAQGESADAEAPQDAEATEATSAPAAEPAAEADGGLSMPVLLGILAVVVVGAAVVVVVIVRRRD
- a CDS encoding antitoxin, which translates into the protein MGFDDALNKAKDFANDNPDKVNQGLDGATDQIKERTPDNIDGHVDSGADAARDHFGLGGDQDENKGN